The Plasmodium gaboni strain SY75 chromosome Unknown, whole genome shotgun sequence DNA segment gaaaagtATGTTTGTGTAGAAAATTTCATATTAGTTAGATCACTGTCTGATGTTTTGAGAgcaaataatttaaatacACAAATAACCGAATGTGATTTAATAAGTGATAAATCAgagaaaaattatttaaaaaaatatagtagtttaataaataatacggataatgattattataataaaagaaaaaaaaaaagtgaaaaaaaaataaaggatAAATATGAAAGACATAATATGGTGGAATATAATTTGTTGAGAGATAAATTAACTATTGATAAATCTTTTGTATTATCAGggtataataaaaaaataacacataatacaaaaacatatacaataaaagataaattatatgaaatgGTTTT contains these protein-coding regions:
- a CDS encoding exported protein (hyp15); the protein is MNFFYVKIFSLVFILSICELFHTGNLNIFKYKNEKYVCVENFILVRSLSDVLRANNLNTQITECDLISDKSEKNYLKKYSSLINNTDNDYYNKRKKKSEKKIKDKYERHNMVEYNLLRDKLTIDKSFVLSGYNKKITHNTKTYTIKDKLYEMVFKGKTFWKSLSYTIGYLGLKSSIYLFIGIIVKLCDVAPVTAAAFYLGAWGCLVFLIIIIIVGVWFLTTWLWAHKDIYNKKYGV